The genomic region CACGTTGACGCGTCGAGTTACGGAACTGCCAACAGGTTCGAATTCGCCCTCTTGGAGTACGCGAAGCAGCTTGGCCTGCAGGTCAAGTGACAGCTCACCCACTTCGTCCAGGAATATCGTTCCGCCGTCTGCAAGGGCAAAGCGGCCTTCGCGCTTCGAAGTGGCTCCGGTAAACGCGCCCTTTTCGTGTCCAAAGAACTCGCTTTCCATGAGCATGGCTGGTATGGCGGCACAGTTCACCTTGACCAGGGCGCGGTCCTTTCGATTACTGGCTTCGTGGATGGCCCGGGCTACGAGTTCTTTTCCCGTGCCAGTCTCTCCGTAGATCAGGACGGACGCATCGGTGCCGGCGACTTGCGATATATCCTCGAGAACTTGCTGTATCGGTTTGCTTGTGCCGAGTATTCCGCCGAAGAGGCGAGCCTCTCGGAGCTCTTGGCGCAAGTACTCTGTTTCAACGCTCAGGGTCCGAATTCTTCGTTCCGCTTCGATACGGTCATTGACGTTGCGCAGACTGAGCACATGAAACGATCTTGAGGTTACGCGATAGAGTGACAGTGTGGCTTCGGCAAAGAAGGATTCGCCGTTGCAGCATTTGACGGTGAGCATTCCGGGGATCCACGTGCACTGGTCGCCGGGGGGGCGCTGTCTTACTTGTTCGACAGACTGATTCAGGAGATCCAAATCTTCGCGCAGGAAGAAGTCCGAAATGGGACGTGTGCTGAGGCTGTTCGAGGTCGCGCTAAGCAACTTCTCACCGGCAGGATTGACGAACGTGATAAGGCCGTCGTCGTCAAATTCTATGAATGCGTCCATGGCACTGCCCAAGATGCTGGCGAGTTTTTGTTCGCGTTCCGCGGCGGCCTGTTCTGCACGGAGGCGCAGAAGCTCGGACCCCGCTCTGGCTGCAAAGATGCGGATGATCGCGAAGGTGCGCGGGTCCTCGGGCATGGGTCTCGTGTCCATGACGGCCAAGTGCCCCAAGACTTTGCCGTGAGGGTCTTTGAGGGGAACCCCCAGGTAGCTTACCGCTCCGATCGTTCTTAGGTCGGAATCCTGGGGATATAACGCAAGAATGTTGTCGGGGTAGTGGACCATTCGGGCTCCATCCACGACTTCCTGGCAGGGGGTTCCGTCAATAGCGATTTCCCAGTCTGGAATCCAGTCTTCGCCCATCCAAAAGGAAAGGGCTCGCAGGCGGCGGCACTCTTCAAGGTATTCGGTAACCCATGCACCGTGTGTATTGAGGGCTTCGGCGAGGTTCTTGACGAGTGCGGCGAAGAATTGCTCGCCGGTCTCCGTTGCGGTGCCTTCGACGATGCTGCGAAGTGCGGCGTACTCGTCGGGCAGGCGCAACGGTTTTCTGACCTGACTTGCCATGATGCCGCTCCCTGAGTTAACCCAAAGTCTGCACCTGCACAACTGAGTCTCGGAGCAAATCGCTCTGATTCCCAGCTATGCCGTGAGGAGTTCTTACAGCCACACATTGCTTGCGTTAGCCTGTGCTTTATTTGCACAGCAGGACTCGCAAATGTGCTGGTAACGAGCCTCTGTTCGTGAAAAATCCGGGTAAGACAGCCTGAGTTGCCGACGCGTCCGTCGACGGTTAAGTGTAACACACTGCGAAAGCGTCAAGTCGAGTAGGCTCCGGCAGACCAGAAAGAGTCCAAACTGCGGTAGAAGCGCACGAGAATGGAAGAAATAA from Candidatus Hydrogenedentota bacterium harbors:
- a CDS encoding sigma 54-interacting transcriptional regulator, whose product is MASQVRKPLRLPDEYAALRSIVEGTATETGEQFFAALVKNLAEALNTHGAWVTEYLEECRRLRALSFWMGEDWIPDWEIAIDGTPCQEVVDGARMVHYPDNILALYPQDSDLRTIGAVSYLGVPLKDPHGKVLGHLAVMDTRPMPEDPRTFAIIRIFAARAGSELLRLRAEQAAAEREQKLASILGSAMDAFIEFDDDGLITFVNPAGEKLLSATSNSLSTRPISDFFLREDLDLLNQSVEQVRQRPPGDQCTWIPGMLTVKCCNGESFFAEATLSLYRVTSRSFHVLSLRNVNDRIEAERRIRTLSVETEYLRQELREARLFGGILGTSKPIQQVLEDISQVAGTDASVLIYGETGTGKELVARAIHEASNRKDRALVKVNCAAIPAMLMESEFFGHEKGAFTGATSKREGRFALADGGTIFLDEVGELSLDLQAKLLRVLQEGEFEPVGSSVTRRVNVRVIAATNRDLNAAIKSGQFREDLYYRLNVFPLHIPPLRERGNDIIVLADSFARRIANEHGRVIAPLTAECARRLTEYSWPGNVRELQNVIERAVITARDGQLNLARALGPTTGKSDDPRTAAAPENVMTCDELKELECKNITRALESCGWKIAGEQGAAKLLGISPSTLTSRIKALGITRSP